One genomic window of Numida meleagris isolate 19003 breed g44 Domestic line chromosome 1, NumMel1.0, whole genome shotgun sequence includes the following:
- the CREG2 gene encoding protein CREG2 isoform X1, with product MSAAWCWWLPALLWGGAGGYVVLSSVSWPLPEAGGAADELHSSSTEEALPGLLEEAGGLWKQSFPASAYREDAALGPGAAARRSEQGAAPSRMFSYRRQPAAPPGRAATARRLARHGAWGFVASRAAHGKIQGMPYGNLLPISDGPINNSTGIPFFYVTLKDNAVADLLKDPVASLTLPELDGNFCRKNVVDPEDPRCARLTLTGQMVTVPPEETEFAKQAMFSRHPVIRKWPRSYEWFFMKMNIEHVWLQSWYGGVSTIAVEEYLKADPSKA from the exons ATGTCGGCGGcgtggtgctggtggctgccGGCGCTGCTATGGGGCGGCGCGGGGGGCTACGTGGTGCTCAGCTCGGTGTCCTGGCCGCTGCCCGAGGCGGGGGGAGCGGCCGACGAGCTGCACAGCTCCTCCACCGAGGAGGCGCTGCCCGGCCTGCTGGAGGAGGCGGGCGGCCTCTGGAAGCAGAGCTTCCCGGCTTCGGCGTACCGGGAGGACGCGGCGCTGGGCCCcggggcggcggcgcggcgctCGGAGCAGGGGGCCGCCCCCTCCCGCATGTTCTCGTACCGCCGGCAgcccgccgccccgccgggccGCGCCGCCACCGCCCGCCGTCTTGCCCGACACGGCGCCTGGGGCTTCGTGGCCTCCCGGGCCGCTCACGGAAAG ATCCAGGGGATGCCCTACGGGAACCTTTTGCCTATCAGCGATGGTCCCATCAATAACAGCACTGGGATCCCTTTCTTTTACGTGACGCTGAAAGATAATGCAGTGGCTGATCTCCTGAAGGATCCTGTAGCTTCACTGACCCTACCAGAATTGGATGGGAATTTCTGCAG AAAAAATGTAGTTGATCCAGAGGATCCAAGGTGCGCCAGACTGACACTCACAGGACAGATGGTCACGGTGCCTCCAGAGGAAACGGAATTTGCCAAGCAAGCAATGTTTTCTAG GCACCCAGTGATAAGAAAGTGGCCTCGTAGTTACGAGTGGTTCttcatgaaaatgaacattGAGCACGTCTGGCTTCAGAGCTGGTATGGAGGTGTTTCTACCATTGCAGTAGAAGAGTATTTAAAAGCAGATCCAAGTAAAGCTTGA
- the CREG2 gene encoding protein CREG2 isoform X2, which yields MSAAWCWWLPALLWGGAGGYVVLSSVSWPLPEAGGAADELHSSSTEEALPGLLEEAGGLWKQSFPASAYREDAALGPGAAARRSEQGAAPSRMFSYRRQPAAPPGRAATARRLARHGAWGFVASRAAHGKIQGMPYGNLLPISDGPINNSTGIPFFYVTLKDNAVADLLKDPVASLTLPELDGNFCSSHHSLHEALSRATEDLILCPGPKKPSLVSLAWGQRSKHAFSSHGSASPTAPISSAQILYKAVSTLLVLVPTKAKGTQGLRAEYGFI from the exons ATGTCGGCGGcgtggtgctggtggctgccGGCGCTGCTATGGGGCGGCGCGGGGGGCTACGTGGTGCTCAGCTCGGTGTCCTGGCCGCTGCCCGAGGCGGGGGGAGCGGCCGACGAGCTGCACAGCTCCTCCACCGAGGAGGCGCTGCCCGGCCTGCTGGAGGAGGCGGGCGGCCTCTGGAAGCAGAGCTTCCCGGCTTCGGCGTACCGGGAGGACGCGGCGCTGGGCCCcggggcggcggcgcggcgctCGGAGCAGGGGGCCGCCCCCTCCCGCATGTTCTCGTACCGCCGGCAgcccgccgccccgccgggccGCGCCGCCACCGCCCGCCGTCTTGCCCGACACGGCGCCTGGGGCTTCGTGGCCTCCCGGGCCGCTCACGGAAAG ATCCAGGGGATGCCCTACGGGAACCTTTTGCCTATCAGCGATGGTCCCATCAATAACAGCACTGGGATCCCTTTCTTTTACGTGACGCTGAAAGATAATGCAGTGGCTGATCTCCTGAAGGATCCTGTAGCTTCACTGACCCTACCAGAATTGGATGGGAATTTCTGCAG tTCTCATCACAGCCTCCATGAAGCCCTCTCCAGGGCTACAGAGGACCTGATTCTCTGCCCAGGACCTAAGAAGCCATCTCTGGTTTCCTTGGCATGGGGACAACGCAGTAAGCATGCCTTCTCTTCCCATGGCTCTGCCTCCCCCACAGCCCCCATCAGCAGTGCACAAATTTTGTATAAAGCTGTTTCTACACTCCTTGTCCTTGTGCCAACCAAGGCAAAAGGAACCCAAGGACTGAGAGCTGAATATGGATTTATTTAG